Below is a window of Synergistaceae bacterium DNA.
ATTTGTCGGTCATAAATTATATTGCAGATTTAAGCGCGCGGTTAATTGCTAATAAGTCAGCTTATAAATTTAAGTGTGAGGCAATAAACGAAATTTTAACGAGACTCAAAAACGCTGATAAATTCTGATTTATAATTTACAAATGGACAACTAGCTAAAACCGTTATAAATTATTTATTATGAAGGAGGCTCAAAAATTGATAACGATAACTGATTCACAAAATTTTTCACGCAAGGAAACAAGAGCTATGAGTCAGACATTTATAAAAACTGTCAGCAAAATAATTGACTCCGTAGCCAAAGAAGGAGATCAAGCAATTATCAATTTCGAGAAAGAATTTGACGGCGTAAAAATTCATTCGCTCGTAGTCAGTGAATTTGAGACAAAATGCGCGTTAAAAGCTGTCGGCAGTGAATATATTGACATGCTCAAACGTGCGGCAGAAAATATTTATAACTTCCACTCTAAACAAGTCAGAACAGGATTTATTTATTCTGACAAAGAAGGCGTAATACTCGGACAAAAAATTATCCCGCTTGAAAGAGTCGGACTCTATGTTCCCGGCGGTACTGCTTCATATCCTTCAAGCGTCTTAATGAATGCAATTCCCGCAAAAATCGCAGGCTGCAAAGAAATTTTTATTGCGACTCCTCCTGAAGTCAAGAATGAAATAATAGCGGCTGCACACGTTGCCGGAGTAGATAAAATTTTCAAAATGGGAGGAGCTCAGGCAATCGCAGCATTTGCATACGGGACTCAAACAATAAAGCGCGTTGATAAAATCGTAGGGCCGGGAAATATTTACGTAGCTGAGGCAAAACGTCAAGTCTTCGGGCGGGTTGCAATTGACATGATTGCGGGGCCAAGTGAAATTTTAATTATAGCCGACAAACATAATTATCCGGCACATTTGGCAGCAGACATGTTAGCACAGGCCGAACACGATAGACTCGCGACTGCAATATTAATCACGAACTCTAAACGCTTGGCAAAAAGTGTAGCCGACGAAATCGAAATACAATTATTGA
It encodes the following:
- the hisD gene encoding histidinol dehydrogenase, encoding MSQTFIKTVSKIIDSVAKEGDQAIINFEKEFDGVKIHSLVVSEFETKCALKAVGSEYIDMLKRAAENIYNFHSKQVRTGFIYSDKEGVILGQKIIPLERVGLYVPGGTASYPSSVLMNAIPAKIAGCKEIFIATPPEVKNEIIAAAHVAGVDKIFKMGGAQAIAAFAYGTQTIKRVDKIVGPGNIYVAEAKRQVFGRVAIDMIAGPSEILIIADKHNYPAHLAADMLAQAEHDRLATAILITNSKRLAKSVADEIEIQLLKLERQEIARESINKNGRIILVKTLDEAINLANEIAPEHLELCVENAFEWLTAGKIVNAGSIFLGRNSPEALGDYYAGPNHTLPTMGTARFSSPLSVDDFVKKSQFIYYSPEALNKASHDIENFARSEGLTAHANSVVIRRQ